In Desulfobacterales bacterium, the DNA window TGATTTCAATAACCAACTTCAACAATAATAAAAAACCGTCTATGAACTTGAAATTGTCTCTACCGTGTCGAGACAATGAGGTGGAATACTTTTACAAAAAGCCTTAATTCAGCTATAGAAGTTTCAAGGGGGCATTTGGACCCCGCATAGTGAATTGTCCACAGACAGGTGTTCCGTGGTTTAAACTTTCTCAGGGGGTAATCCATGACCAACCTTCCGGAAAAATCGCATAATTCGGAAATTATCCTCTATCAAACCGAAGACGGTAAAACCAAAGTTCAAGTGCGTTTGATGGGTGAAACGGTTTGGCTTTCCCTGAATCAGATGGCGGAACTATTCCAACGGGACAAGTCGGTGATTTCCAAACACATTCGCAACATATACCTGGAGGGAGAGCTTCAGGCCGAGGCAACTGTTGCAAAATTTGCAACAGTTCACTCCGAAGGTTCCCGGCAGGTTTCAAGGACGATTGATTATTACAATCTGGACGTCATAATTTCCGTGGGCTACCGGGTAAAATCCCATCGCGGCACACAGTTTCGCATCTGGGCCACTCAGCGTCTGCGGGAGTATATCATCAAAGGATTCACCCTGGACGACGAACGGCTCAAGCAGGCAGCGGGGAAAGCGGGAATGAGACTGGATGGCTCAGAAAATGCCCATAATAGACGGAAAATTCAGGGATATGGCTTTTCAATGCCCGAACATAGGTTTTCTGCCGGATGGGCTGGCTTGGGTCAAAGATGCCGGAAACAATGGCTGTAAAATATTTTATCTCAGTAATCACATTGTGGGGCTGGAGAAGGTTTAGCGCGAGCTGTTTTACGTCCAGCCATTTGTATGCCGTGCCTTTCAGGGCGCGATAATATAGATTGAAGCCGTCAATGTATATGGATGTTCGCATTCGGTAAGGCCCAAAAAAGCAGGGGTCGCCGAAGCGACCCCGCGCCCCAGGTCGAAACCGTGGGGGTAGTTAACTGTTTTTCTCTTATACTGAAACTGTATATTATTTGTCAAGAATAAAGATCGGATCGGTTGATATTCATAAATATTAAGCAGGCACTGAATAGAGATGACCGATTCATTGGCGGACTTAAAGCCGAGTCGCAGCTAAAGTCACGGCTATGGTGACAGCCAGGCTCACAGCCGGAAGCGGGATCAAGCAGGGACCATGAAAAATGTTCATTATGGAAAGGTGTTTTATGAATGAGAAAATTATCGAAATATTAGATGGATTTAAGCATTTCAAAGGCGTTTATGAGAAGGATCTGGTGGATGCTGCCATAGAGTTAAAAGAAGAAATAACTCCCCATCTGATTGCGGTCTTGGAGAAACTGCTTTCCGATCCGAGCAGCCATATTGAAAACCCGGATTTTTTTGATCACACCTATGCTGTCATGTTGCTGGGCCACTTCGGGGAAGCAAAGGCGCATAAGACGATTGTCGATGTGTTTAGCCTGCCGGGTCGAACATCCAATGATCTTTTTGATGATATTGCCACTGAAGACCTGCCGATGATTCTGCTGCGCACCTGCAATGGAACACTCGATCACATCAAAGCCATGGCGCTGAACAAGAAAGCGGATGATTATTGTCGCTCTTCTGCATTGCATGCCATGGCTTATGCCACCGTTGCCCGCATCGCTACCCGTGAAGAGGTGTTGACATTTTTCGGCGGCCTGTTTACCGGACAGGAAGCGGATAAAGATTCCGATCTTTGGGGCTTGCTGGCCTGCCTTGTCTATGAGCTTTACCCGGAGGAATTGATGGATACCATCACGCGGGCTTTTGAGGATGGTCTGATTCATCCGGGAATGATCAGTTATCAAGATTTTGAGCGTGCACTTCGCCGCGAAAAGAACGAACATCTTGAAGATCTGAGAAAAGATTTTGAACGAAGATCACTGGACGATATTCATGCCAGTATGTCCTGGTGGGCTTGTTTTAATCCGGAGACTAAAGATCCGCTTCCGATGGACTATCGTTCTGCAAACCAAAGCGGAATGCTCTCAAATAAATCTCAAAACCAAAAAAGTGCCAAAAAGAAGAGGCGGAAAATATCAAAAGCCTCGAAAAGGAAAAACCGCCGTTAGTATCTTGAGTTAGCAAGCCTTTCGTGGAATGAGGGTACCAGGAACCGGGTTATGATCTAAAAAAATTCCCCCTGCTCACTTTTCCATAGGGGGATGCTAATGAATTGGAATTTAGGGGTGCATTGAGGTGATTACATGACTGGGTGAAGAAACTCGGGAGGTAGGCTTTTATGACCAAAATAAGACCAAGCGGTGGGTACCGCACAACGGCAAGCTTCCAAACCGCCACCTTAATCTACGATGCCGCTTATTGGTTCTGCGAAAAGTTTCTTAATCCAAAATCCCGCATGACTGATCAGATGGTTCAGGCCGCCCGGTCAGGCCGCCAGAATATCGCGGAGGGGAGCCGGGCGTCGGCGACATCGTCGCAAACGGAATTGCGCCTTCTCAATGTTGCACGGGCTAGCCTTGAGGAGCTGCTCCTTGACTTTGAAGACTTTCTGCGGCATCGACGCCTGCTACATTGGGCGATGGGATCACAGGATGCCCAGGCAGTCCGCGGCGTGCCAAGTAAGTTCAAAAAAGATCAGTCGGATCGGGCTGATCTGACAAATCTGACGGATCAGGAGCGCTGGGCACTCTACAAGCCGTGGCTCGAACACCGGGACCCGGCCATATGCGCCAACGCCATCATCTGCCTGATTCATCAGGCAAATTTCCTGCTTGACCGGCAGATTGCCGCCCTTGAAAAGGGCTTCGTGGAAGCAGGCGGTTACAGTGAGCAGCTTGCGGCCCAACGGCTGGCTTTTAGGGCGAAGAAAAAAAGACCTGATCGGACGGATCCGTCCGACCTCATCCCCAACTGTCCGCTTTGCGGCAAACCGGCGGTTTTGCGCACTGCGAAAAGCGGAAAAAATGCCGGTAGCCAGTTCTGGGGGTGCTCGGACTATCCAGACTGTAAAGGAATCGTGAAGTTATGATGCATCCCGATGAAAAGACTTATTTTGAAAAATACCGGCAAGACTACATCACCGCACCTGCCTTTGATCTCATCAATATCCTTGCCGACGACCGCGAACAAAAGAGTGATGTAATCC includes these proteins:
- the rhuM gene encoding RhuM family protein, which codes for MTNLPEKSHNSEIILYQTEDGKTKVQVRLMGETVWLSLNQMAELFQRDKSVISKHIRNIYLEGELQAEATVAKFATVHSEGSRQVSRTIDYYNLDVIISVGYRVKSHRGTQFRIWATQRLREYIIKGFTLDDERLKQAAGKAGMRLDGSENAHNRRKIQGYGFSMPEHRFSAGWAGLGQRCRKQWL
- a CDS encoding DUF1186 domain-containing protein; its protein translation is MNEKIIEILDGFKHFKGVYEKDLVDAAIELKEEITPHLIAVLEKLLSDPSSHIENPDFFDHTYAVMLLGHFGEAKAHKTIVDVFSLPGRTSNDLFDDIATEDLPMILLRTCNGTLDHIKAMALNKKADDYCRSSALHAMAYATVARIATREEVLTFFGGLFTGQEADKDSDLWGLLACLVYELYPEELMDTITRAFEDGLIHPGMISYQDFERALRREKNEHLEDLRKDFERRSLDDIHASMSWWACFNPETKDPLPMDYRSANQSGMLSNKSQNQKSAKKKRRKISKASKRKNRR
- a CDS encoding four helix bundle suffix domain-containing protein → MTKIRPSGGYRTTASFQTATLIYDAAYWFCEKFLNPKSRMTDQMVQAARSGRQNIAEGSRASATSSQTELRLLNVARASLEELLLDFEDFLRHRRLLHWAMGSQDAQAVRGVPSKFKKDQSDRADLTNLTDQERWALYKPWLEHRDPAICANAIICLIHQANFLLDRQIAALEKGFVEAGGYSEQLAAQRLAFRAKKKRPDRTDPSDLIPNCPLCGKPAVLRTAKSGKNAGSQFWGCSDYPDCKGIVKL